In Corynebacterium nuruki S6-4, the following proteins share a genomic window:
- the grpE gene encoding nucleotide exchange factor GrpE, whose protein sequence is MPETTPEEDAVSADTEEASEALAGDDEDVVADTADADIDDSGELSDAEEQLAERTADLQRITAEYANYRKRTERDRVGIRESARAEVIAELLPLRDDLDLADQHGDLTGPLKAIADKLDALFGKQKVETFGVEGDTFDPALHEAVQDTSTGDEKVLGTVLRKGYRLGERTLRTAMVVIADPQ, encoded by the coding sequence ATGCCCGAGACCACCCCGGAAGAGGACGCCGTGAGCGCCGACACCGAGGAGGCCAGTGAGGCGCTCGCCGGAGATGACGAAGACGTCGTCGCCGACACCGCCGACGCGGACATCGACGACTCCGGTGAACTCTCCGACGCCGAGGAACAGCTCGCCGAACGGACCGCCGACCTGCAGCGGATCACCGCGGAATACGCCAACTACCGCAAGCGCACCGAGCGCGACCGGGTCGGCATCCGCGAGAGCGCCCGTGCCGAGGTCATCGCCGAGCTCCTCCCGCTCCGGGACGATCTCGACCTCGCCGACCAGCACGGTGATCTCACCGGGCCGCTGAAGGCGATCGCCGACAAGCTCGACGCCCTCTTCGGCAAGCAGAAGGTCGAGACCTTCGGTGTCGAGGGTGACACTTTCGACCCGGCGCTCCACGAGGCGGTGCAGGACACCTCCACCGGAGACGAGAAGGTGCTCGGCACGGTGCTCCGCAAGGGGTACCGGCTCGGTGAGCGGACGCTGCGCACGGCGATGGTCGTCATCGCCGACCCGCAGTAG
- the dnaJ gene encoding molecular chaperone DnaJ — MAQKEWIDKDYYKVLGVSSSASADEIKKAYRKIARDNHPDAHPGDEKAEERFKSASEAYSVLGDKEKRAEYDELKRMVASGGYGAGGFGGSGGAGRAGGTRDFDIGDIFGGGSGMGGGMGGGLGDILGDMFGGGSGGRGGHGGQRTQRRARGADVETEITLDFREATKGVTVPIRLTSPAPCTTCHGSGAKPGTSAKRCGTCSGSGVVSENRGAFGFSRPCPDCNGTGTRIDDPCTDCGGSGRVTRTRTITVRVPAGVVDGQKVRLAGQGEAGERGRAAGDLFVTVHVRPDNLFTRSGDDLKVTVPVSFSELALGGTVTVPTLDNKVKVRVPAGTADGMTLRVRGRGVAKRNGHSGDLLVTVRVTVPKHLDEGAASALRHYAEEEKRSGFDPRADWAGN, encoded by the coding sequence GTGGCACAGAAGGAATGGATCGACAAGGACTACTACAAGGTCCTCGGCGTGTCCTCCTCGGCCAGCGCTGACGAGATCAAGAAGGCGTACCGGAAGATCGCACGGGACAATCACCCCGATGCGCACCCCGGTGACGAGAAGGCGGAGGAGCGGTTCAAGTCCGCTTCAGAGGCCTACTCGGTCCTCGGCGACAAGGAGAAGCGCGCCGAGTACGACGAACTCAAGCGCATGGTCGCCTCCGGTGGCTACGGCGCCGGCGGTTTCGGGGGATCCGGCGGCGCCGGGCGCGCCGGCGGCACCCGGGACTTCGACATCGGCGACATCTTCGGCGGCGGCTCCGGCATGGGCGGCGGCATGGGCGGTGGCCTCGGCGACATTCTCGGCGACATGTTCGGCGGCGGCTCCGGTGGACGCGGCGGTCACGGCGGTCAGCGGACCCAGCGACGCGCCCGTGGTGCCGACGTGGAGACCGAGATCACCCTCGACTTCCGCGAGGCGACCAAGGGCGTGACGGTCCCGATCCGGCTGACCAGCCCGGCCCCCTGCACCACCTGCCACGGCTCCGGCGCGAAGCCGGGCACCTCGGCGAAGCGCTGCGGGACCTGCAGCGGCTCCGGGGTGGTCTCGGAGAACCGCGGGGCCTTCGGCTTCTCGCGGCCCTGCCCGGACTGCAACGGCACCGGAACCCGGATCGACGATCCCTGCACGGACTGCGGCGGCTCCGGGCGGGTCACCCGCACGCGCACCATCACGGTGCGCGTCCCTGCGGGCGTCGTCGACGGGCAGAAGGTCCGGTTGGCCGGTCAGGGCGAGGCCGGGGAGCGTGGCCGGGCGGCCGGTGACCTCTTCGTCACCGTGCACGTCCGCCCCGACAACCTGTTCACCCGCAGCGGGGACGATCTCAAGGTGACCGTCCCGGTGAGCTTCTCGGAGCTGGCGCTGGGTGGCACGGTCACGGTTCCGACGCTCGACAACAAGGTGAAGGTCCGCGTCCCGGCCGGGACCGCCGACGGCATGACCCTGCGGGTCCGTGGCCGCGGTGTGGCCAAGCGCAACGGGCACTCCGGTGACCTGCTGGTCACTGTGCGGGTGACGGTCCCGAAGCACCTTGACGAGGGTGCGGCCAGCGCGCTGCGCCACTACGCCGAAGAGGAGAAGCGGTCCGGGTTCGACCCGCGGGCCGACTGGGCCGGGAACTGA
- a CDS encoding heat shock protein transcriptional repressor HspR has product MAEKKDSDRGNRSDHEVFVISVAAEITGMHAQTLRTYDRMGLVTPERTSGGGRRYSRDDIAQLLEIQRLSHDEGVNLAGIRSIIDLQRRVDDLQAENVALRRRLAAAEGDAGRHGRGGEIVHVPHSTAVVLWEQRRRRHGKGGGTGSTGEA; this is encoded by the coding sequence ATGGCGGAGAAGAAGGACAGTGACCGGGGAAACCGGTCCGACCACGAGGTGTTCGTGATCTCCGTGGCCGCGGAGATCACGGGGATGCACGCGCAGACTCTCCGCACCTACGACCGGATGGGCCTGGTCACCCCGGAACGGACCAGTGGCGGCGGACGCCGCTACTCCCGGGACGATATCGCGCAGCTGCTGGAGATCCAGCGGCTCAGCCACGACGAGGGTGTGAACCTGGCCGGCATCCGGTCGATCATCGACCTGCAGCGCCGTGTCGATGATCTGCAGGCGGAGAATGTCGCCCTGCGTCGGCGCCTGGCGGCGGCGGAGGGCGATGCCGGACGCCACGGCCGGGGTGGCGAGATCGTCCATGTGCCGCATTCGACCGCGGTGGTGCTGTGGGAGCAGCGTCGTCGGCGGCACGGCAAGGGCGGCGGCACCGGCAGTACCGGCGAGGCCTAG
- a CDS encoding DoxX family protein has translation MTVVLWIINIVLAVVFLGTGTTKLSRAKDALVSSGMDWADSFRETTVKAIGAAEFLGALGLILPRALDTVPVLTPLAAVGLALVMAGATATHLRRHESPAFPATLGILAVVSAVLGFVTL, from the coding sequence ATGACCGTCGTTCTCTGGATCATCAACATCGTTCTCGCCGTTGTCTTCCTCGGCACCGGCACAACGAAACTCTCGCGTGCGAAAGACGCCCTCGTCTCCTCCGGCATGGACTGGGCCGACAGTTTCCGGGAGACGACGGTCAAGGCGATCGGCGCCGCGGAATTCCTCGGCGCCCTCGGCCTGATCCTCCCCCGCGCACTCGACACCGTGCCCGTCCTCACCCCGCTCGCCGCCGTCGGGCTCGCACTGGTCATGGCCGGCGCCACCGCCACCCACCTGCGCCGCCACGAATCCCCCGCCTTCCCGGCGACACTCGGCATCCTCGCCGTGGTCAGCGCGGTGCTGGGCTTCGTCACACTCTAG
- a CDS encoding oxygenase MpaB family protein gives MSCPVHDTGDMTTDTTTDTTTDTTTASGQSGAFRRGRKTDMAHRADEGFFGPDSIAWKVWSYPTSALQGFFRAVTIEHLDPDLVAAVDDSGQVYKRTPVRYDRTMEYFAAVLFADAQTVTRMADILMKVHDRSYGKNPVTGNDYEANKPSSQLWILVTAWHSILYTYEKFGPGKLSRDEENEYWSQMAVAAQFQPIDPADVPKTRGEVQKFLDDWREKLSASEAAIRNVNHIINGAETAFTGLPKPIRMITRPFFRKSIIATYPRWMRPMLGVKQSRITDEAMFLLWKPFLAFFRRNPALICWVVERICPRALRYIKPVYYKVPAETPRVYTPEVARKMFGNPLTPLEQREELLAKRREGIGQQAYGHNHTDAIVEFANADDAESTEATLKAVEESETQLRSIG, from the coding sequence ATGAGCTGCCCAGTCCACGACACCGGTGACATGACCACCGACACCACGACCGACACCACAACCGACACCACCACAGCGTCCGGACAGTCCGGCGCCTTCCGCCGCGGCAGGAAGACCGACATGGCCCACCGCGCCGACGAGGGGTTCTTCGGCCCCGATTCCATCGCCTGGAAGGTGTGGAGCTACCCCACCTCCGCACTGCAGGGATTCTTCCGTGCAGTGACCATCGAGCACCTGGACCCGGACCTCGTCGCCGCCGTCGACGACTCCGGCCAGGTCTACAAGCGCACCCCGGTCCGCTACGACCGCACGATGGAGTACTTCGCCGCGGTCCTGTTCGCGGACGCCCAGACCGTCACCCGGATGGCCGACATCCTCATGAAGGTCCACGACCGCTCCTACGGGAAGAACCCGGTCACCGGCAACGACTACGAGGCGAACAAGCCCTCCTCCCAGCTGTGGATCCTGGTCACCGCGTGGCACTCGATCCTCTACACCTACGAGAAGTTCGGCCCCGGCAAGCTCTCCCGTGACGAGGAGAACGAGTACTGGTCCCAGATGGCGGTCGCCGCCCAGTTCCAGCCCATCGACCCGGCCGACGTGCCGAAGACCCGAGGCGAGGTCCAGAAGTTCCTCGACGACTGGCGCGAGAAGCTGTCCGCCTCCGAAGCGGCGATCCGCAATGTCAACCACATCATCAACGGTGCGGAGACCGCGTTCACCGGCCTGCCGAAGCCGATCCGCATGATCACCCGCCCGTTCTTCCGCAAGAGCATCATCGCCACCTACCCGCGGTGGATGCGCCCGATGCTCGGCGTGAAGCAGTCCCGCATCACCGATGAGGCGATGTTCCTGCTGTGGAAGCCCTTCCTGGCCTTCTTCCGCCGGAACCCCGCACTGATCTGCTGGGTCGTCGAGCGGATCTGCCCGCGGGCACTGCGCTACATCAAGCCGGTCTACTACAAGGTGCCCGCCGAGACCCCCCGGGTGTACACCCCGGAGGTCGCCCGGAAGATGTTCGGCAACCCGCTCACCCCGCTGGAGCAGCGGGAGGAACTGCTGGCGAAGCGCCGGGAGGGCATCGGCCAGCAGGCCTACGGACACAACCACACCGACGCGATCGTCGAGTTCGCCAACGCCGACGACGCGGAATCCACCGAGGCGACACTCAAGGCCGTCGAGGAGTCCGAGACCCAGCTGCGGTCGATCGGGTAG
- a CDS encoding basic amino acid/polyamine antiporter, with protein sequence MNETRDRKGTVRLPTLISLILGACVGSGIFALPQNVANVASPGAAVIGWAITGVGMLCVAFVFQSLALRKPHLDSGVYSYVRAGLGDFVGFASGWGYWLASIIAQVGYATLFFSSLGYFIPLFDGRNLLVNALAVTVMNWVIFAVLARGIQQAAILNIITTVAKLLPIAAFLILVAFVGFHTEIFTADFWGRLATFGSDGTGAGDHSASLSTQVKGMMLFTVWAFIGIEGASAYSRRAKTRRDVSLATLLGFLAVFVLLLLVSFLSYGVASRQDLAQMGDNSMAEVLKVVVGPWGGGLISAGLCISVLGAYVSWQMLCAEPLTMMAQDELLPKKLGTINPNGAPVAAQLLSAVVIQLFIVVFFLNESAYTTMVQLATSLYLIPYLFAALYLLLLATKGGGFRHPDAGSKFNLDGPAVARRANLLHGIIAAVGVAYSLWLFYAADPKFVLLGMVLVVPGMVAYVLTRLRHGGRIFNAFEWFISAVVIIAAVAAVVGIVQGTVTLD encoded by the coding sequence GTGAATGAAACCCGGGACCGTAAAGGCACTGTCCGCCTCCCCACCCTGATCTCGCTGATCCTCGGCGCCTGTGTGGGCTCCGGTATCTTCGCCCTGCCGCAGAACGTGGCCAATGTGGCCTCCCCGGGTGCCGCCGTCATCGGCTGGGCGATCACCGGCGTGGGCATGCTCTGCGTCGCCTTCGTCTTCCAGTCCCTCGCGCTGCGCAAGCCGCACCTGGACTCGGGTGTGTACAGCTACGTCCGCGCCGGTCTCGGTGACTTCGTCGGTTTCGCCTCCGGCTGGGGCTACTGGTTGGCGTCCATCATCGCGCAGGTCGGCTACGCCACACTGTTCTTCAGCTCACTGGGGTACTTCATCCCGCTGTTCGACGGCCGGAACCTGCTGGTCAACGCGCTGGCGGTGACGGTGATGAACTGGGTGATCTTCGCGGTCCTGGCGCGCGGCATCCAGCAGGCGGCGATCCTCAACATCATCACCACGGTGGCGAAGCTGCTGCCGATCGCCGCGTTCCTCATCCTCGTCGCCTTCGTCGGTTTCCACACCGAGATCTTCACCGCCGATTTCTGGGGTCGCCTCGCCACCTTCGGGTCCGACGGCACCGGGGCCGGCGACCACTCCGCCAGCCTGTCCACACAGGTCAAGGGCATGATGCTGTTCACCGTGTGGGCGTTCATCGGCATCGAGGGAGCCTCGGCCTACTCGCGTCGGGCGAAAACCCGGCGCGATGTCTCCCTGGCCACCCTGCTCGGCTTCCTCGCGGTGTTCGTGCTGCTGCTGCTCGTCAGCTTCCTGTCCTACGGTGTGGCCTCACGGCAGGATCTGGCCCAGATGGGCGACAACTCCATGGCGGAGGTCCTCAAGGTGGTCGTCGGCCCGTGGGGCGGCGGACTGATCTCGGCGGGGCTGTGCATCTCGGTGCTGGGCGCCTACGTGTCCTGGCAGATGCTGTGTGCGGAACCGCTGACGATGATGGCGCAGGACGAACTGCTGCCGAAGAAGCTCGGCACCATCAACCCCAACGGGGCGCCGGTCGCCGCCCAGCTGCTCTCGGCGGTCGTCATCCAGCTGTTCATCGTGGTGTTCTTCCTCAACGAGTCCGCCTACACGACGATGGTGCAGCTGGCGACCTCGCTGTATCTCATCCCGTACCTGTTCGCCGCGCTGTACCTGCTGCTGCTCGCCACGAAGGGCGGCGGGTTCCGGCACCCGGACGCCGGCTCGAAGTTCAACCTCGACGGTCCGGCGGTGGCCCGGCGCGCGAACCTGCTGCACGGGATCATCGCCGCGGTCGGTGTGGCCTACTCACTGTGGCTGTTCTACGCGGCGGACCCGAAGTTCGTGCTGCTGGGGATGGTGCTCGTCGTGCCGGGCATGGTGGCCTACGTCCTCACCCGGCTGCGCCACGGCGGCCGGATCTTCAACGCCTTCGAGTGGTTCATCTCCGCCGTCGTCATCATCGCCGCCGTGGCTGCGGTGGTGGGCATCGTCCAGGGGACCGTCACGCTGGACTGA
- a CDS encoding alpha/beta fold hydrolase, producing MTAANLTSTVTRRHGHTVKEHVLTAPLVHPELAGTAGTTTTGPRTIDVFAREYVPDGGEDLPALLFLQGGPGHGALRPTAPTREIGGWLGEALKNYRVILIDQRGTGRSTPVDAATPEALGATAHEQADYLTHLRADAIVADAELLREALGEKPWSLLGQSFGGFCITAYLSRHPEGVSEAFFTGGLPGFAADPHTRIDDIYRATYAKTAVRDERFHAQFPGTAQLIRDICRHLDTHEEFLADGSRLSSRRFRLTGMNLGRTGGFDTLNYLLEEPFHTVGGEKRLRTPFLLGVADQVRFADAPLYAVLHESIYGMDRATGWAASRIGNQLPGFTDAIPDAATDPVHLFGEHIRPWLFAEDPALQPWQEVAQLLAAKDDWTPLYDADTLAATADNGIRSAAAVYLDDIFVPFELSMETASGIGGLRPHVTNRWEHNGLGVDGAALFRTLRELALDH from the coding sequence ATGACCGCAGCGAACCTCACCTCCACCGTCACCCGCCGTCACGGGCACACCGTGAAGGAGCACGTGCTCACCGCGCCGCTCGTCCACCCGGAGCTCGCCGGCACAGCCGGCACGACCACCACCGGCCCCCGCACGATCGACGTCTTCGCCCGCGAGTACGTCCCCGACGGCGGCGAGGACCTCCCCGCCCTCCTGTTCCTCCAGGGTGGACCCGGCCACGGGGCGCTGCGTCCGACCGCCCCCACCCGGGAGATCGGCGGTTGGCTGGGTGAGGCCCTGAAGAACTACCGGGTCATCCTCATCGACCAGCGCGGCACCGGCCGCTCCACCCCGGTGGACGCCGCCACCCCCGAGGCGCTCGGCGCCACCGCGCACGAGCAGGCCGACTACCTCACCCACCTGCGCGCCGACGCCATCGTGGCGGACGCCGAACTGCTGCGCGAGGCCCTCGGCGAGAAGCCCTGGTCCCTGCTCGGCCAGTCCTTCGGCGGATTCTGCATCACCGCCTACCTCTCCCGGCACCCCGAGGGCGTCTCCGAGGCGTTCTTCACCGGCGGGCTGCCCGGCTTCGCCGCCGACCCGCACACCCGCATCGACGACATCTACCGCGCCACCTACGCGAAGACCGCGGTGCGCGACGAGCGGTTCCACGCGCAGTTCCCCGGCACCGCACAGCTCATCCGGGACATCTGCCGGCACCTCGACACCCATGAGGAGTTCCTCGCCGACGGGTCCCGGCTGTCCTCCCGCCGCTTCCGCCTCACCGGGATGAACCTGGGCCGCACCGGCGGCTTCGACACGCTCAACTACCTGCTGGAGGAGCCGTTCCACACCGTCGGCGGCGAGAAGCGGCTGCGCACCCCCTTCCTGCTCGGTGTCGCCGACCAGGTCCGGTTCGCCGACGCCCCGCTCTACGCGGTCCTCCACGAATCGATCTACGGCATGGACCGCGCGACCGGGTGGGCGGCGTCCCGCATCGGCAACCAGCTGCCCGGCTTCACCGACGCCATTCCGGACGCCGCCACCGACCCGGTCCACCTGTTCGGCGAACACATCCGGCCGTGGCTGTTCGCCGAGGATCCGGCGCTGCAGCCGTGGCAGGAGGTCGCGCAGCTCCTCGCAGCGAAGGACGACTGGACGCCGCTCTACGACGCGGACACCCTGGCCGCCACCGCGGACAACGGGATCCGCAGCGCCGCGGCCGTGTACCTCGACGACATCTTCGTCCCCTTCGAACTGTCGATGGAGACGGCGTCCGGCATCGGGGGGCTGCGTCCGCACGTGACGAACCGGTGGGAGCACAACGGTCTCGGCGTGGACGGTGCCGCACTGTTCCGCACCCTGCGGGAGCTGGCGCTGGACCACTGA
- a CDS encoding winged helix DNA-binding domain-containing protein, which translates to MTSQTPSVTTDQVIAFRLRNHGLLDRAPVTELAQAVGTCGIQDSPPGSAALALHARVDLTPEDLSAAVSTQKSLVTTWSMRGAPFLIPTRDAAVFTTGVLPPTEAGRLHLIRGVERDLDQLSLTLDRATALVREEIHDVLAGRQLTVTELGGEIAPRVAGHLPEAARDVWDSEGPHAAGQPVGEAVVHFVLRILTLEGVICIVPGRGSRFSLVDEWCGAPFPTMEPTAARTELLRRYLHCDGPSTRSDFAAWQGVTATDAKAWWDLLADELTELDHAGRRAWALTTDVDDLLGDASFPGDAVRFLPPRDPYTQCRDRETLVAKEHHRTVWAPVGAPGTILVGGRIAGVWRPKKSGRSLTVTVSPFSPLSPSTVEALEQEAESLGPFRGVDRVVLTVDG; encoded by the coding sequence GTGACTTCCCAGACGCCGTCCGTCACCACCGACCAGGTCATCGCCTTCCGACTGCGCAACCACGGTCTGCTGGACCGTGCTCCGGTGACGGAACTGGCGCAGGCGGTGGGCACCTGCGGCATCCAGGACAGCCCGCCCGGCTCCGCGGCACTGGCCCTGCATGCCCGCGTGGACCTCACCCCGGAGGATCTTTCTGCTGCGGTCAGCACGCAGAAGTCTCTGGTCACCACCTGGTCGATGCGCGGAGCCCCGTTCCTGATTCCGACGCGGGACGCCGCGGTCTTCACCACCGGTGTCCTCCCGCCGACCGAAGCCGGACGCCTGCACCTGATCCGTGGCGTGGAGCGTGACCTCGACCAACTTTCCCTCACTCTCGACAGGGCCACTGCCCTGGTGCGGGAGGAGATCCACGATGTCCTCGCTGGACGACAGCTCACCGTCACCGAACTGGGCGGGGAGATCGCGCCCCGGGTCGCCGGGCACCTGCCCGAGGCTGCCCGAGACGTCTGGGACTCCGAGGGACCCCATGCCGCGGGGCAACCGGTGGGTGAGGCAGTGGTGCACTTCGTCCTCCGGATCCTCACACTGGAAGGGGTGATCTGCATCGTCCCCGGGCGAGGCAGCCGGTTCTCGCTCGTCGACGAGTGGTGCGGTGCCCCGTTCCCCACCATGGAACCGACGGCGGCACGCACGGAACTGCTCCGTCGTTACCTGCACTGTGACGGTCCGTCGACCCGCTCAGACTTCGCCGCGTGGCAGGGGGTGACCGCCACCGACGCGAAGGCCTGGTGGGATCTCCTGGCCGACGAACTCACCGAGCTTGACCACGCAGGACGCCGCGCCTGGGCCCTCACCACCGACGTGGATGATCTCCTGGGGGACGCGTCGTTCCCGGGGGACGCCGTCCGGTTCCTCCCGCCCCGTGACCCCTACACGCAGTGCCGCGACCGGGAAACCCTCGTCGCGAAGGAGCACCACCGGACGGTGTGGGCCCCGGTCGGAGCGCCCGGGACGATCCTTGTCGGCGGCCGTATCGCCGGAGTGTGGCGTCCGAAAAAGTCGGGGAGGTCGCTGACAGTGACGGTCTCCCCCTTCAGCCCCCTCTCCCCGTCGACCGTGGAAGCCCTGGAGCAGGAGGCAGAGTCTCTCGGCCCGTTCCGTGGTGTGGACCGGGTGGTGCTCACCGTCGACGGGTGA
- a CDS encoding exodeoxyribonuclease III, which translates to MLRIATANINGIRATQRRGFGDWLDTRGCDVVALQEVRAQADKLPDNAFGSYHVALETGTISGRNGVAVLTREAPAAVRTWSGGALLGGPHAAPDDLRDVPAVDRVPLARKLRPFIAQGRYIEVDLADAPLTVACLYLPKGGLPAEMQRPERMREAPDGGAHYERKMGFLAGFGRYLTATRRAAAADGREFLLMGDMNIAHTRRDLANWRRNQKHDGFLPEERDWFDRQLSPRTLVDVVRALHPDEDGPYSWWSWAGQSFAKDVGWRIDYHLATPRLAETAVADAVDRDFRGVRLSDHSPVVVDYASG; encoded by the coding sequence ATGCTCCGTATCGCCACCGCCAACATCAACGGGATCCGTGCCACGCAGCGTCGGGGGTTCGGCGACTGGCTGGACACGCGTGGCTGTGACGTCGTCGCGCTCCAGGAGGTCCGGGCGCAGGCCGACAAACTGCCCGACAACGCTTTCGGGAGCTACCACGTCGCCCTGGAGACCGGGACCATTTCGGGACGCAACGGGGTGGCCGTCCTGACCCGGGAAGCACCCGCAGCGGTCCGGACGTGGAGCGGTGGGGCGCTGCTCGGCGGCCCGCATGCCGCACCGGACGACCTGCGCGACGTGCCGGCCGTCGACCGGGTGCCGCTGGCGCGGAAGCTGCGTCCCTTCATCGCGCAGGGACGCTACATCGAGGTCGACCTCGCCGATGCCCCGCTCACGGTCGCCTGTCTCTACCTGCCCAAAGGCGGGTTGCCCGCCGAGATGCAGCGGCCGGAGCGGATGCGGGAGGCACCCGACGGTGGGGCGCACTACGAGCGGAAGATGGGGTTCCTCGCCGGCTTCGGACGCTATCTGACAGCCACGCGCCGGGCGGCTGCCGCCGACGGCCGGGAATTCCTGCTCATGGGGGACATGAACATCGCCCATACCCGCCGGGACCTCGCCAACTGGCGGCGCAACCAGAAACATGACGGCTTCCTCCCCGAGGAGCGTGACTGGTTCGACCGGCAGCTCTCGCCCCGCACCCTCGTCGACGTCGTCCGGGCGCTGCACCCGGACGAGGACGGGCCGTACTCGTGGTGGTCCTGGGCGGGGCAGTCCTTCGCCAAGGATGTCGGGTGGCGCATCGACTACCACCTCGCCACACCCCGGCTGGCGGAGACGGCGGTGGCGGACGCCGTGGACCGGGACTTTCGTGGCGTCCGGCTCTCGGATCACTCGCCGGTTGTCGTCGACTACGCCAGCGGGTAG
- a CDS encoding LLM class flavin-dependent oxidoreductase: MKAFGFLSFGHYDLSAAERSGAGRRMPGAKENLKNALEIAVGADELGVNGAYFRVHHFAPQHSAPMPLLAAIAARTSRIEVGTGVIDIRYENPLQLAEEAAQLDLLSDGRVALGVSRGSPEPVDRGYESFGYHPAADDPKGKEMAREKFTRFLDAVDGKGMATSLPLDQQYPRMYHPNVPVPVMPHSMSLHKHVWWGAGSRDTAVRAAHNGVNLMSSTLLTEANGDRFEDLQAEQIRQYREAWKEAGHTWTPRTSVSRSIIPVTSEEDMRMFGIGGDEGGIGYIDDGQATFGRTYTDEPDKLVEQLKKDTALMEADTLMLTIPSQLGIDANLRILQNFAEYVAPELGWEPNTAGPVTGYPLA; this comes from the coding sequence ATGAAGGCCTTCGGCTTCCTCAGCTTCGGGCACTACGACCTCTCCGCCGCTGAACGCAGCGGCGCCGGCCGTCGCATGCCCGGCGCAAAAGAGAACCTGAAGAACGCGCTCGAGATCGCCGTCGGCGCCGATGAACTCGGCGTCAACGGTGCATACTTCCGCGTCCACCACTTCGCACCGCAGCATTCCGCCCCGATGCCGCTGCTCGCCGCCATCGCGGCGCGCACCAGCAGGATCGAGGTCGGGACTGGCGTCATCGACATCCGCTACGAGAACCCGCTGCAGCTCGCTGAAGAGGCCGCCCAGCTCGACCTGCTGTCCGACGGCAGAGTCGCCCTCGGCGTGTCCCGGGGATCACCCGAGCCCGTCGACCGCGGCTACGAGTCCTTCGGCTACCACCCGGCCGCCGACGACCCCAAGGGCAAGGAGATGGCGCGGGAGAAGTTCACCCGCTTCCTCGACGCCGTCGACGGCAAGGGCATGGCCACCTCCCTGCCGCTCGACCAGCAGTACCCGCGGATGTACCACCCGAACGTCCCGGTCCCGGTCATGCCGCACTCGATGTCACTGCACAAGCACGTCTGGTGGGGCGCAGGATCCCGCGACACGGCCGTCCGCGCCGCCCACAACGGGGTGAACCTCATGAGCTCCACCCTGCTCACCGAGGCCAACGGCGACCGTTTCGAGGACCTGCAGGCCGAACAGATCCGCCAGTACCGTGAGGCATGGAAGGAAGCCGGCCACACCTGGACGCCGCGCACCTCGGTGTCCCGGTCGATCATCCCGGTGACCTCCGAGGAGGACATGCGGATGTTCGGCATCGGCGGCGACGAGGGCGGTATCGGCTACATCGACGACGGCCAGGCCACCTTCGGCCGGACCTACACCGATGAGCCGGACAAGCTCGTCGAGCAGTTGAAGAAGGACACCGCCCTCATGGAGGCGGACACCCTCATGCTCACCATCCCCAGCCAGCTGGGGATCGACGCGAACCTGCGCATCCTGCAGAACTTCGCCGAGTATGTCGCCCCGGAGCTCGGCTGGGAGCCGAACACCGCCGGCCCGGTCACCGGCTACCCGCTGGCGTAG